The Enteractinococcus fodinae genome has a segment encoding these proteins:
- a CDS encoding RtcB family protein, which translates to MERINDRLVSWASLLEEETRKQAITSAELDFIYPHIALMPDAHLGYGATVGSVIPTLGAVIPAAVGVDIGCGMIAVQTQFTFEDLPQDLKTVREHIERAIPVSAGKYNRKVQPSAAERIDQLETMALEIDFDPDAFDHNWRVQLGTLGGGNHFIEICLDEDDNVWTFLHSGSRGIGNRIATHHIGIAKSLRHKAGDKPPHPDLAWFEEGTPQFDTYIAHLRWAQHFALLNREEMMDRVNNQLGRWVGQPVQDIQRINSHHNFTEQEEHFGKTVWVTRKGAIRARNGDMASIPGSMGAASYIVEGKGNADALDSAPHGAGRQYSRRAARKAFTQDDLRKAMTGIEYRDTDKFIDEIPQAYKPIDQVMADSTELVTIRHTLRQIVNVKGD; encoded by the coding sequence ATGGAACGTATCAACGATCGGTTAGTGTCCTGGGCCTCACTGCTCGAAGAAGAAACCCGCAAACAAGCGATAACCTCGGCTGAACTGGACTTCATCTACCCACACATCGCACTGATGCCAGATGCCCATCTCGGCTACGGGGCCACGGTCGGTTCAGTCATTCCGACGTTGGGCGCCGTCATCCCGGCTGCGGTGGGGGTCGACATTGGGTGTGGCATGATCGCCGTCCAGACCCAGTTCACATTCGAGGACCTGCCCCAAGACCTCAAAACCGTGCGAGAGCACATCGAACGTGCCATCCCGGTCTCGGCCGGTAAGTACAACCGAAAAGTCCAACCGAGCGCAGCTGAGCGGATCGATCAGCTCGAAACCATGGCCCTTGAGATCGACTTCGACCCAGATGCCTTCGACCACAACTGGCGAGTGCAACTGGGCACCCTGGGCGGCGGTAATCACTTCATCGAAATCTGCCTGGACGAAGACGACAACGTCTGGACGTTTTTGCACTCCGGATCCCGCGGGATCGGTAATAGAATCGCCACCCACCACATCGGTATCGCTAAAAGTCTGCGCCACAAAGCCGGAGACAAACCACCCCACCCCGACCTGGCATGGTTTGAAGAGGGCACACCACAATTCGACACCTACATCGCGCATCTGCGGTGGGCTCAACACTTTGCCTTACTGAACCGCGAAGAAATGATGGATCGGGTCAACAACCAGCTGGGTCGATGGGTCGGTCAACCGGTACAAGACATCCAACGGATCAACTCCCACCACAACTTCACCGAACAAGAAGAACACTTCGGCAAAACCGTGTGGGTTACACGCAAAGGCGCTATCCGCGCTCGCAACGGGGATATGGCCTCCATTCCGGGGTCGATGGGTGCTGCTTCCTACATCGTGGAAGGCAAGGGCAATGCCGACGCCTTGGATTCCGCACCCCATGGCGCCGGACGCCAGTATTCACGGCGCGCGGCCCGTAAAGCCTTCACCCAAGACGACTTACGCAAAGCCATGACCGGTATCGAATACCGAGACACCGACAAGTTCATCGACGAGATCCCGCAGGCCTATAAGCCCATCGATCAGGTCATGGCAGATTCCACGGAGCTGGTCACGATCCGCCACACCCTGCGGCAAATCGTAAACGTCAAAGGGGACTAG
- a CDS encoding sarcosine oxidase subunit delta, translating into MMMIDCPYCGLRDETEFEYGSQAHVPYPQDPQALSNDEWAEWLYFRDNPMGERAERWVHLLGCRKWFNAVRDTVTYEFKATYQVGTPRPDTSVLQEGAR; encoded by the coding sequence ATGATGATGATTGACTGCCCCTACTGTGGGCTGCGCGACGAAACCGAATTTGAATACGGCTCCCAAGCCCACGTGCCCTACCCCCAAGACCCTCAGGCACTGAGCAATGACGAATGGGCCGAATGGTTGTACTTCCGGGACAACCCGATGGGTGAACGTGCCGAACGGTGGGTCCATCTTTTGGGCTGTCGCAAATGGTTCAACGCCGTACGTGACACCGTGACCTATGAGTTCAAAGCCACCTACCAGGTGGGCACGCCACGACCTGATACCTCCGTCCTCCAAGAAGGTGCCCGATGA
- a CDS encoding sarcosine oxidase subunit gamma, translating into MVNTKPDPRALRESPLQHLAGELAQAEITGPQAVAIREIPFATMIGIRAIPGSAAHEAITDVLPDGLPAGVGQVAGDPDGIAVLWISPDEFLAISLTERPELFPTLETALGDERGHVVDLTSNRTIVELSGPAAHKALRKGTPTDIHPRVFTVNRAITTTLARTPVLLWKTGETTWRILPRASFAEHIAYFLMDAMHEFDYQLID; encoded by the coding sequence ATGGTGAACACTAAACCCGACCCCCGCGCACTGCGCGAATCGCCCCTGCAACACCTGGCCGGCGAACTAGCACAAGCCGAAATCACCGGGCCCCAAGCCGTGGCCATCCGTGAAATCCCGTTTGCCACCATGATCGGGATCCGCGCCATCCCCGGCAGCGCCGCCCACGAGGCCATCACAGACGTCCTACCCGACGGCCTCCCGGCAGGCGTCGGACAAGTTGCTGGGGATCCCGATGGCATTGCTGTGCTGTGGATTTCGCCCGACGAATTTCTGGCGATTTCACTTACCGAACGACCCGAACTCTTCCCCACGCTCGAAACTGCGCTGGGGGATGAGCGCGGCCATGTCGTGGACCTCACCTCCAACCGTACGATTGTTGAACTCAGCGGGCCAGCCGCGCACAAAGCGCTGCGCAAGGGTACCCCAACGGATATCCATCCCAGGGTGTTCACGGTCAACCGTGCCATCACGACCACGTTGGCACGCACCCCGGTGCTGTTGTGGAAGACCGGTGAAACCACCTGGCGCATCTTGCCCAGGGCATCGTTTGCAGAACACATCGCATACTTCTTGATGGATGCGATGCACGAATTCGACTACCAACTCATCGACTAG
- a CDS encoding MaoC/PaaZ C-terminal domain-containing protein, producing MPVIEELTKGDVVATRTIDITRADLIRYAGASGDFNPIHWSEATAQAAELPGVIAHGMLTMGLVIDLVTEWTNDPTAIIDYQTRFSGMVPVTETTHTSNPATPFDNPNAGAKLDVVAKVGAIDEENKIVRVDLTVTNPREDGARVLTRAQAKVQL from the coding sequence ATGCCTGTTATTGAAGAACTCACGAAAGGCGATGTGGTTGCCACGCGCACCATCGACATCACCCGGGCGGATCTGATCCGATATGCCGGAGCCTCCGGCGATTTCAACCCCATTCACTGGTCCGAAGCCACCGCCCAAGCCGCCGAACTCCCCGGAGTCATCGCCCACGGCATGCTCACCATGGGGCTGGTCATTGACCTGGTGACCGAATGGACCAATGACCCCACCGCTATCATCGATTACCAAACCCGGTTTTCGGGCATGGTCCCGGTGACCGAAACGACCCATACTTCTAACCCTGCCACCCCCTTCGACAACCCCAACGCTGGGGCCAAACTCGATGTGGTGGCCAAGGTCGGCGCGATTGACGAGGAAAACAAGATAGTCCGTGTGGACCTCACGGTGACCAACCCTCGCGAAGACGGGGCTCGAGTGCTCACCCGTGCACAAGCGAAGGTACAGCTCTAA
- a CDS encoding 2Fe-2S iron-sulfur cluster-binding protein: protein MTNTAALTTGTSFRVPTETAPGAAIDRGETVEVTIDGHAITAYRGDTVTSALLANGYRTVGDSIYLGRPRGVLTAGVEEPNSLVTVTRDKPGAIPETMLIGPTVEVTNGMVADHLQGIGRLADQADPEYYDYVYAHPDVLVVGAGPAGLAAARQAARAGARVLILDERATFGGNLAGTPGAEIDGQPADTWIADTVEELQNHDDVTLLGRTTVFGAYENNMFMATQRRTDHLDDQVPFGVSRERIFHIRAKQVVLATGAHERPIVFKNNDRPGIMLASGIAGYLNRYGVQAGSTLALFTTNDSVYPLAHQLAANGGLVAVIDARPELSEAAQAALSAGIEVIAGSVVADTTGNDHGELTGITVAAYHDDGSLGATQQLEVDTLGVSGGWSPVIHLHSQRQGKVVWDNDAQAFVVGQPRKSFHYVGSITGSLSLHEALAKGTQAGAAAADATGHHAELKSPLTERGASGPIAPLRMVASPDGDDLDAYADHFVDLHRDQTVKDVLRAIGAGMSSVEHIKRYTSISTGNDQGKTSAVPAIGVMAEVLEGHTMDDIGTTTFRAPYSPISYVGLAGRQRGHLFDPLRKTPMDRAHEELGAVFEMAGEWRRASYYPRQGETKAQAVRRETIAARNGVGMIDSSTLGKIEIRGKDAAEFINRIYTNGFLKLAVGKGRYGVMTGVDGKVMDDGVTLRLAEDRFFMHTTSGGAQRVLNWLENWHQTEWSHLDATFTSVSEQFATVAVSGPKARRVVEQLASDVDFAPDAFGFMEFRETTLDNGIPARISRISFTGELSYEIAVPSQYGRALWDTVAQAGAAFGITPYGLEAQRILRAEKGFVIVGQDTDGTNSPQDVGMSWVISKLKKDFLGMRSYQLDDFQRDDREELVAIMATDKTSWVRDGAALVSEADLNAPRPVATTGHVTGYYDSAALGRTFGLALVRGGSQRIGEKLYAPAYDPPVEFEITPLVSFDPEGTRRDGEH from the coding sequence ATGACGAACACCGCAGCACTGACCACCGGTACCTCATTCCGGGTGCCAACAGAGACCGCCCCGGGAGCCGCTATTGACCGCGGCGAAACCGTTGAAGTGACCATTGACGGCCATGCGATCACCGCCTACCGCGGCGACACGGTCACATCGGCCCTATTAGCCAACGGCTACCGGACCGTGGGCGACTCGATCTATCTGGGCCGGCCGCGCGGTGTGCTGACAGCCGGTGTCGAAGAGCCCAACTCCCTGGTGACCGTCACCCGCGATAAGCCGGGCGCGATCCCTGAAACCATGCTGATCGGTCCGACCGTGGAAGTCACCAACGGTATGGTCGCCGACCATTTGCAGGGTATCGGCAGACTGGCTGACCAAGCCGACCCGGAGTACTACGACTATGTCTACGCACACCCCGATGTGCTCGTCGTTGGTGCCGGTCCTGCCGGCCTAGCCGCTGCACGGCAAGCGGCCCGCGCCGGTGCCCGGGTGCTGATCCTGGATGAGCGGGCAACGTTTGGCGGTAATCTCGCAGGTACCCCGGGAGCTGAGATCGACGGCCAACCCGCAGATACTTGGATCGCCGACACCGTCGAGGAGTTGCAAAACCATGACGACGTGACCCTGCTGGGCCGCACCACGGTCTTTGGTGCCTACGAGAACAACATGTTCATGGCCACCCAGCGCCGCACCGACCACCTGGATGACCAAGTACCGTTTGGGGTCTCCCGCGAGCGGATCTTCCACATTCGCGCCAAACAGGTCGTGCTGGCCACCGGTGCGCACGAGCGCCCGATCGTGTTCAAAAACAACGACCGTCCCGGCATCATGCTGGCCTCGGGGATCGCGGGTTACCTCAACCGTTACGGGGTCCAAGCCGGCAGCACGCTCGCGCTGTTCACCACCAATGACTCGGTCTATCCGCTGGCTCACCAGTTGGCCGCCAATGGCGGTCTGGTCGCGGTCATTGACGCCCGACCTGAACTCAGCGAAGCTGCCCAGGCCGCACTGTCAGCGGGCATTGAGGTGATCGCTGGCTCCGTCGTAGCTGACACCACCGGCAACGATCACGGCGAACTGACCGGCATCACCGTGGCCGCCTATCATGACGACGGTAGCCTCGGCGCGACCCAACAACTCGAGGTGGACACCCTGGGGGTTTCCGGCGGCTGGTCACCGGTCATTCACCTGCACTCCCAGCGTCAAGGCAAAGTGGTCTGGGACAACGACGCCCAGGCCTTCGTCGTCGGTCAGCCGCGCAAATCGTTCCACTACGTTGGCTCCATCACCGGGTCATTATCGCTGCATGAGGCGCTCGCTAAGGGTACCCAAGCCGGAGCTGCCGCAGCAGATGCCACGGGTCACCATGCAGAGCTGAAATCACCTTTGACAGAGCGCGGCGCCAGTGGCCCGATTGCGCCGTTGCGCATGGTCGCCAGTCCAGACGGAGACGACCTCGACGCCTACGCCGACCACTTTGTGGATCTACACCGCGACCAGACGGTCAAAGACGTGCTGCGCGCCATCGGTGCGGGCATGTCCTCGGTCGAGCACATCAAACGCTACACCTCCATTTCGACCGGCAATGATCAGGGAAAGACCAGTGCGGTGCCCGCCATTGGCGTGATGGCGGAAGTGCTCGAGGGCCACACGATGGATGACATTGGCACCACCACATTCCGTGCGCCGTATTCACCGATCTCCTATGTCGGTCTCGCTGGGCGTCAGCGTGGTCACCTGTTTGATCCGCTGCGTAAAACCCCGATGGACCGCGCCCACGAGGAACTCGGGGCAGTGTTTGAGATGGCCGGCGAATGGCGCCGTGCCTCCTACTATCCGCGTCAGGGAGAGACCAAAGCTCAAGCCGTGCGCCGCGAAACCATCGCGGCCCGCAATGGTGTTGGTATGATCGACTCCTCGACCCTGGGCAAGATCGAAATTCGCGGCAAAGATGCCGCAGAGTTCATCAACCGGATCTACACCAATGGTTTCTTGAAGCTCGCCGTCGGGAAAGGCCGATACGGCGTCATGACGGGCGTCGACGGGAAGGTCATGGATGACGGGGTCACCCTGCGCCTGGCTGAGGACCGGTTCTTCATGCACACCACCTCCGGCGGTGCTCAACGCGTGCTGAACTGGCTGGAGAACTGGCATCAAACTGAATGGTCCCACCTGGATGCGACCTTCACCTCGGTCTCCGAACAGTTCGCGACCGTTGCGGTTTCGGGTCCGAAAGCCCGCCGGGTCGTTGAGCAGCTCGCCTCCGACGTCGATTTCGCACCGGATGCCTTCGGTTTCATGGAATTTCGCGAAACCACTTTGGACAATGGCATCCCGGCCAGGATTTCGCGTATCTCCTTCACCGGTGAACTGTCCTATGAAATCGCGGTGCCTTCCCAGTACGGTCGCGCTCTGTGGGATACCGTGGCGCAAGCTGGCGCCGCCTTCGGTATCACACCCTACGGGTTGGAAGCCCAGCGCATCCTGCGCGCTGAAAAAGGCTTCGTGATCGTGGGACAAGACACCGACGGCACCAACTCACCGCAGGACGTGGGCATGTCATGGGTGATCTCTAAACTCAAGAAGGACTTCTTGGGCATGCGTTCCTATCAGTTGGATGATTTCCAGCGCGATGACCGCGAAGAGCTCGTCGCGATTATGGCCACAGACAAAACTTCCTGGGTCCGAGACGGCGCCGCCTTGGTTTCCGAAGCAGACCTGAACGCGCCTCGCCCGGTCGCGACCACGGGTCATGTCACCGGATACTACGACTCTGCTGCCCTGGGTCGGACCTTCGGGCTGGCGCTGGTGCGTGGCGGTTCGCAACGCATCGGTGAGAAACTCTACGCCCCGGCCTACGATCCGCCCGTGGAATTCGAAATTACCCCGCTTGTCTCGTTCGATCCGGAAGGAACCCGCCGCGATGGTGAACACTAA
- a CDS encoding sarcosine oxidase subunit beta family protein codes for MADLLPEHPDFLWRNPRLKSSYDVVIVGAGGHGLATAYYLAKEHGITNVAVIDKGWLGGGNMARNTTIIRSNYMLDRSTRFFDRSLQMWEGLDEELEYDFLFSQRGLITLAHTDAEVRESIRRVESNRLNGTDAEWLEPEDVKELLPIVNISQDIRHPVMGATHQPRAAIAKHDHVAWAYARKASAMGVDIIQNTEVTGFIKDGDRVIGVETTRGNIATEKVGIAVAGHSSLLAEKAGFQVPIQSRTLQALVSELFEPVHPTILTSHHIHVYVSQAHKGELVMGANTDPYTAYGARGGFHTIERQLAAAVELVPIFARAHLIRVWGGVVDISPDSTPIIGKTPVDGIYINCGWGSGGFKGTPIGGYTLAHTIAHDEPHEYNKHFGLERYYTGHLVDEHSASGVLH; via the coding sequence ATGGCAGATTTGCTACCCGAACATCCAGATTTCCTGTGGCGGAACCCGCGTCTCAAGTCCTCGTATGACGTAGTCATTGTCGGCGCCGGTGGCCACGGACTCGCCACCGCTTACTATCTGGCCAAAGAACACGGCATCACCAACGTGGCTGTGATCGATAAAGGTTGGTTGGGTGGGGGCAACATGGCTCGCAACACCACCATTATTCGCTCAAACTACATGCTTGACCGGTCCACGCGATTCTTCGATCGGTCTCTGCAAATGTGGGAAGGCCTCGATGAGGAGTTGGAGTACGACTTCTTGTTCTCCCAACGCGGCCTCATCACCCTGGCCCACACCGATGCCGAAGTACGGGAATCCATCCGACGAGTGGAATCCAACCGACTCAACGGCACCGACGCCGAATGGCTAGAGCCCGAAGACGTCAAAGAACTGTTACCGATCGTCAACATCTCGCAAGACATTCGTCACCCGGTCATGGGTGCCACACACCAGCCACGGGCAGCCATCGCCAAACACGACCACGTGGCCTGGGCCTATGCCCGTAAAGCCTCCGCCATGGGCGTGGACATCATCCAGAACACCGAAGTCACTGGATTCATCAAAGATGGTGACAGGGTTATTGGCGTCGAAACCACCCGCGGCAATATCGCGACCGAAAAAGTCGGGATCGCCGTTGCAGGGCACTCGTCCCTGCTGGCCGAAAAAGCTGGCTTCCAAGTTCCTATTCAGTCTCGCACGCTCCAAGCGCTGGTATCAGAGCTCTTCGAACCCGTGCACCCGACCATTTTGACCTCCCACCACATTCACGTCTACGTATCGCAAGCGCATAAGGGCGAACTGGTTATGGGAGCCAACACCGATCCCTACACCGCCTACGGGGCACGCGGGGGTTTCCACACCATCGAACGTCAACTGGCCGCCGCGGTAGAACTCGTGCCAATTTTTGCCCGAGCACACCTCATCCGGGTTTGGGGTGGCGTCGTGGATATCTCGCCTGACTCCACCCCGATCATCGGCAAGACGCCGGTTGATGGCATCTATATCAACTGCGGCTGGGGCTCCGGCGGGTTTAAAGGCACCCCGATCGGTGGCTACACCCTGGCGCATACCATCGCCCACGATGAACCACACGAATACAACAAACACTTTGGCCTAGAGCGCTACTACACCGGACACCTGGTGGATGAGCACTCGGCCTCCGGTGTCCTGCACTAG
- a CDS encoding FAS1-like dehydratase domain-containing protein codes for MTVDITGRQYPAVGPYQVGSEEIRRFAAAVKNTHPLHYDADAARAAGHKDLVAPPTFLVSIAQRAEALMVNDPEAAVDFSRVVHSDQRFTHHRAVVAGDELFAQATLTSVKELAGNRMLTTQTEVTNADQAPVATITSTLLIRG; via the coding sequence ATGACTGTTGATATTACCGGCCGACAATACCCGGCCGTGGGCCCGTACCAGGTGGGCAGCGAAGAAATCCGCCGGTTCGCTGCCGCAGTGAAGAACACTCACCCACTGCATTACGACGCAGATGCCGCCCGCGCCGCAGGCCACAAAGACTTAGTGGCCCCGCCAACCTTCTTGGTGTCGATCGCCCAACGCGCCGAAGCTTTGATGGTGAATGACCCCGAGGCTGCCGTCGATTTTTCCCGTGTGGTGCACTCCGATCAGCGATTCACGCACCATCGCGCTGTCGTTGCAGGCGATGAACTCTTCGCCCAAGCAACCCTGACCTCCGTCAAAGAACTCGCTGGCAACCGCATGCTCACCACGCAAACCGAAGTGACCAACGCCGACCAGGCACCGGTTGCCACCATTACATCCACCTTGCTGATTCGGGGTTAA